A portion of the Saimiri boliviensis isolate mSaiBol1 chromosome 1, mSaiBol1.pri, whole genome shotgun sequence genome contains these proteins:
- the LOC120361824 gene encoding cyclin-Y-like protein 1B, translating to MLLASKFWGNRRHWSADDSQNPKDVAAETMSKMEKSFLELLEFNIHVSASVYTKYYFDLRALAYDHDLCFLFSFLRKDKAERLKAMSPPCEYKDLHKDVATVRRAASMDFIAIRHSNAILP from the exons ATGCTTCTGGCCTCCAAGTTTTGGGGAAATCGTCGTCACTGGAGTGCGGATGACAGCCAGAATCCCAAGGATGTTGCAGCTGAGACAAT GAGTAAGATGGAGAAGAGTTTTTTGGAGCTACTTGAGTTTAATATTCATGTGTCTGCCAGTGTTTATACGAAATATTACTTTGACCTGCGTGCCTTGGCATACGACCATGAcctgtgttttctatttagttttcttcGCAAAGATAAAGCAGAGAGATTGAAG GCTATGTCACCACCATGTGAATACAAAGACTTGCACAAAGATGTCGCCACTGTGAGAAGGGCCGCCAGCATGGATTTCATCGCTATTCGGCATTCTAATGCCATCTTAccttaa
- the LOC141581507 gene encoding uncharacterized protein LOC141581507, with protein sequence MGNTLSCCLCPRGRGRRRRGLRRCPEDLSFGSDINGAVASKGPGQHRRNKSNTGARPIWCPCWLCGAVSGSYDLDEAVSSTSADQDREEQRPGREITVLPNARPKQSQHRVHWAEPICSHNINEREVAKAPDRTAVEPALRDLGAGDGHDLQHISDQEMPKGKAMNDAVCPQARLWLTLIPALIPPPNPPRYPQPRAPPSWP encoded by the coding sequence ATGGGGAACACGCTGAGTTGTTGTTTgtgccccagaggcagaggcagacgcAGGCGAGGTCTGCGTAGGTGCCCTGAGGATCTGTCCTTCGGCTCTGACATCAATGGGGCGGTGGCAAGCAAAGGTCCAGGCCAACACAGAAGGAACAAGTCCAACACCGGTGCCAGACCCATTTGGTGCCCGTGCTGGCTGTGTGGGGCGGTGTCCGGCAGCTATGACCTCGACGAGGCAGTGTCGAGCACAAGTGCAGACCAAGACAGAGAGGAGCAGAGGCCGGGCAGAGAGATCACGGTGCTCCCCAATGCCAGACCCAAGCAGAGCCAGCACAGGGTGCACTGGGCAGAACCGATCTGCAGCCATAACATCAATGAGAGGGAGGTGGCGAAAGCGCCAGACCGTACTGCTGTGGAGCCTGCCCTGCGGGATTTGGGAGCCGGTGACGGCCATGACCTGCAGCACATCAGCGACCAGGAGATGCCCAAAGGTAAGGCAATGAATGATGCTGTTTGCCCTCAGGCACGCCTCTGGCTGACACTCATACCAGCTCTCATTCCTCCCCCGAACCCCCCGAGGTATCCACAGCCTCGGGCTCCTCCGTCCTGGccctag